In the Clostridium beijerinckii genome, one interval contains:
- a CDS encoding NADH:flavin oxidoreductase: MRTLFDKTVINRMEIKNRFIRSATQEIMAEEDGHLNDRLYELYENLAKGGVGLIITSGAYITADSKSMPGQIGFYNDNFIEEYQKLTDTIHGHESKVLLQVNYATKNGQNLKTDDVSLEDIEAIISAFGDAAARAEKAGFDGVEIHAAHGFLLSQFLSSRTNMRTDQYGGTLENNARIIIEIYNAIRSRTSKDFVVFLKVNSFDEIDSEKAFESCQYICSQLSDSGIDGIEISGEGEASDYKESIYRDYAAKISALNNNIPIILVCKNRTPDTMAQILNSTGVEYFALSRPLIRQPDLVNLWMKDLNEVPKCISCSKCMQPNGTSCIFNKD; the protein is encoded by the coding sequence ATGAGAACATTATTTGATAAAACAGTTATTAATAGGATGGAAATTAAAAATCGCTTTATTCGTTCAGCGACACAAGAAATTATGGCAGAAGAGGATGGTCACTTAAATGATAGGCTGTATGAACTGTATGAAAATCTTGCTAAGGGAGGTGTTGGTTTAATTATTACAAGTGGTGCTTATATTACAGCAGATTCTAAATCCATGCCTGGACAAATTGGTTTCTACAACGATAATTTTATAGAGGAATACCAAAAGCTTACAGATACAATTCATGGCCATGAAAGTAAAGTATTGCTTCAGGTGAACTATGCTACTAAAAACGGTCAAAATCTAAAAACAGATGATGTTTCTTTGGAAGATATAGAAGCAATCATTTCTGCCTTTGGAGATGCAGCAGCTAGAGCTGAGAAAGCTGGTTTCGACGGAGTAGAGATTCACGCTGCACATGGATTCCTTCTGAGCCAATTTTTAAGTAGTAGAACAAATATGAGAACCGATCAATATGGAGGAACTCTTGAAAATAATGCAAGGATAATTATTGAAATATATAATGCCATAAGAAGTAGAACAAGTAAAGATTTCGTTGTGTTTTTAAAAGTTAATAGTTTCGATGAAATTGATAGCGAAAAAGCTTTTGAGAGTTGCCAATATATCTGTAGTCAACTTTCTGATTCTGGAATCGATGGGATAGAAATAAGTGGTGAGGGTGAAGCTTCAGATTATAAGGAATCTATATACAGGGATTATGCAGCTAAAATTTCTGCATTAAATAATAATATCCCGATAATTTTGGTGTGCAAAAACAGAACACCTGACACTATGGCGCAGATACTAAATTCAACAGGGGTAGAATATTTTGCTTTATCAAGACCATTAATTCGCCAACCGGATTTAGTAAATCTTTGGATGAAGGATTTAAATGAAGTACCAAAATGTATATCATGTTCAAAATGTATGCAACCAAATGGAACATCATGCATTTTTAACAAAGATTGA
- a CDS encoding Rrf2 family transcriptional regulator, which produces MQISSRFTVAIHILAALEISNDVCTSEVIAGSIQNNPVVVRRIIGMLKKAELVDVNSGGGGAYLLKPVEDITLFDVYKAVDVVEDEKLFQIHENTNQECIIGANIQDVLMLMLPKAQSAMEEVLKSYTMADIVAGILEKKLN; this is translated from the coding sequence ATGCAGATTAGCAGTAGATTTACTGTAGCAATTCATATTCTTGCTGCCTTAGAAATTAGCAATGATGTTTGTACATCTGAAGTGATTGCAGGTAGCATACAGAATAACCCAGTTGTTGTAAGGCGGATTATTGGTATGCTAAAAAAGGCTGAACTGGTTGATGTCAATAGTGGAGGTGGCGGTGCCTATCTTCTAAAGCCAGTTGAAGATATTACTCTTTTTGATGTATATAAAGCAGTTGATGTAGTTGAAGACGAAAAGCTCTTTCAGATACATGAAAATACTAATCAGGAATGTATTATAGGTGCAAATATTCAAGATGTATTAATGTTAATGTTACCCAAAGCTCAATCGGCGATGGAAGAGGTATTAAAAAGTTATACAATGGCAGATATTGTTGCAGGTATATTGGAAAAAAAGTTGAATTGA
- a CDS encoding nitroreductase family protein: MDFLELAKKRYSARKYDGKKVEDDKLGKILEAARVAPSGSNKQPVKLLILKDEEGLEKVSKAARIYGAPLIIVACGDHNIAGVIPFNNKSVVDIDTSIATDHMMMEATSLGLDSVWICSFDPEVIRREFNLPHNIEPINVLAIGYAVGEPASPNRHDKTRKSLDDLLL; the protein is encoded by the coding sequence ATGGATTTTTTAGAATTAGCAAAAAAAAGATACTCAGCTCGTAAGTATGACGGGAAAAAAGTTGAAGATGATAAGTTGGGAAAAATATTGGAAGCTGCAAGAGTTGCACCTTCTGGAAGTAACAAACAACCTGTTAAATTACTTATATTAAAAGATGAAGAGGGATTAGAAAAAGTTTCAAAGGCGGCACGAATCTACGGGGCACCACTTATTATAGTTGCATGCGGTGATCACAATATTGCTGGAGTTATACCTTTTAACAACAAAAGTGTAGTTGATATTGACACAAGCATTGCAACTGATCATATGATGATGGAAGCAACCTCTCTTGGATTAGACAGTGTTTGGATTTGTAGTTTCGACCCAGAAGTTATCAGACGTGAATTTAATTTGCCTCATAATATTGAACCAATTAATGTTCTGGCAATAGGTTATGCAGTTGGAGAGCCAGCTTCTCCAAATCGTCATGATAAAACCCGCAAATCTTTAGATGATCTGCTTTTGTAG
- a CDS encoding RNA polymerase sigma factor, protein MNNNELAHYAEKLREGDISAFEIIYNETNKQVYNLLYSYTKNEHTSFDLMQETYLTVNSKIGTIKDPYAIKSWINRIAINKANRYFEKNKKEILLSEEGKDLFETQFEEDEEFLPQEILDSKEKQKIIKDIIDNLPIEQKTAVYLYYFDELSLSEVAEDMECSEGTVKSRLNYARKKIKAEVDTWEKKGTKLYGTGVPVLLLLLQNQLGIEQISLDKANILLKDIVNGISGSSVIGTVHQISNASLSSKISGTAKVTKKVFGIKSAIAGVSATVAIAGVIYANTKPEPIDKREHFYITYSELKMEDGVSSVDILDGDIAIANNLPDYSCVEIIRTDYDETEGEDIKANVGNRQEDIKITDVNGKQGNIKLEKMDECLSIHTESKEGDKFIASKVFTDGTIAKVSGYDENIVGIINEPDKKQIEINPLKEGNTTVEIIDNSGLKGELNLEITTIGNNGKLYVHRRIKKCK, encoded by the coding sequence ATGAACAATAATGAATTGGCACATTATGCTGAAAAACTTAGGGAAGGGGATATTAGTGCATTTGAAATTATTTATAATGAAACTAATAAACAAGTATATAACTTACTTTACAGTTACACCAAAAATGAACATACAAGTTTTGATTTAATGCAGGAAACATACTTGACTGTAAATAGCAAAATAGGAACTATAAAAGATCCATATGCTATTAAAAGTTGGATAAATAGGATAGCAATTAATAAAGCGAACAGATACTTTGAAAAGAATAAGAAAGAAATTTTATTGTCAGAAGAAGGAAAAGACTTGTTTGAAACTCAATTTGAGGAAGATGAAGAATTCTTACCGCAAGAAATTTTAGATAGCAAAGAAAAGCAAAAAATAATAAAAGATATAATTGATAATTTGCCCATAGAACAAAAAACAGCAGTGTATTTATACTATTTTGATGAATTATCATTATCAGAAGTAGCAGAAGATATGGAATGTTCAGAAGGAACAGTTAAAAGCAGATTAAATTATGCACGAAAGAAGATTAAAGCAGAAGTAGATACCTGGGAGAAAAAAGGGACTAAATTATATGGAACAGGAGTACCAGTATTATTATTACTTCTCCAAAATCAGCTAGGAATTGAACAAATTTCTTTAGATAAAGCTAATATACTACTGAAAGATATAGTTAATGGTATAAGTGGAAGTTCTGTAATTGGAACTGTACATCAAATTTCTAATGCAAGTTTATCAAGCAAAATCAGTGGGACAGCAAAAGTGACTAAAAAAGTTTTTGGAATTAAATCAGCTATAGCAGGGGTTAGTGCAACAGTTGCAATAGCAGGTGTAATATATGCAAATACAAAACCTGAACCAATAGATAAAAGGGAACATTTTTATATTACATATAGCGAATTAAAAATGGAGGATGGGGTTAGTTCAGTAGATATTCTTGATGGTGACATAGCAATAGCAAATAATCTTCCTGACTATAGCTGTGTAGAAATAATAAGAACAGATTATGATGAAACTGAAGGCGAAGATATTAAAGCAAATGTTGGAAATAGACAAGAAGATATTAAAATAACTGATGTGAATGGAAAACAAGGCAATATAAAATTAGAAAAGATGGATGAATGTCTTTCAATACATACTGAATCTAAAGAAGGAGATAAATTTATTGCATCAAAAGTTTTTACAGACGGAACTATTGCTAAAGTTAGCGGATATGATGAAAATATTGTTGGAATTATTAATGAACCAGATAAAAAGCAAATAGAAATTAATCCATTGAAGGAAGGAAATACAACAGTAGAGATAATAGATAATAGTGGATTAAAAGGGGAATTAAATCTAGAAATTACGACCATAGGCAATAATGGAAAACTTTATGTACACCGTCGTATTAAAAAATGCAAATAA